Genomic DNA from Oxyura jamaicensis isolate SHBP4307 breed ruddy duck chromosome 23, BPBGC_Ojam_1.0, whole genome shotgun sequence:
CTCTGCGGGCAGTACCAGGGAAGCACTGTGCTCCAGCTGGGATGCTCTGCCTGGCAAATAGTTCAGACCAAATGCCCAAATTCACTGGCTACAGGGACAAAGGAGTGCTCTGGGAGTCCCACAAGGCTGCAGCCATGTCCCACCAGGCACTGTTGGCTATGGCTGCTTCTCACTGGAGCAGGACCCACTCCAATCACAGGGGACActgtcctgcctgcagcagcctccaaTGGCCAGGAGCGGGGAGCAGGACACCAACATCAGGACCCACACCAGCGCCTCCAAGGGCTCAGCCAAGCCCTGTGGGTGGGAAACATCTTCAGGGCGCTGGCTCATTACCTACCGAGGCTTGGCCTTCATCCTGGGGAAGGGCACACTGTGGCCTCTGTCACACTGGAGCCACAGtcatttttctgagaaacagcACAACCCACTCCATTCGCTGCTGCCCAGATTGTCTGAGCAACACAAGGAGCTTCATGCTGCGAGAATGCCTGGTGCCTTTGCAGAGGGTACTCAGACATGCACCCTGTGGACCCCCGATAATAGTGTCACATTTGTTGTACTGGCTGGGAGATAACTGATGCTGTTCCCTCACCAACCCTCAACCAGGATCTTCCCTtttgaaaaagacaaatataacTGAGATGAGTCAGTTCCTCCAAGCTCCCATCCCCTGTACAATATGTAACtggaatttttcatttcagcactGCAGGGGAGGCATAACTGGAGAAGACAATGGAGTCAGCTACAACCCAAAAAAGCAGTGCCAATTCTGTGTgcatgagaaataaaaacatttttaaatctaaaaataaattaactgtaAATGACAGCAAGAGCAGATCTGCGTGTACTCACTGTCAGCCTGCGCAGAACCAGTCCTCACTCCTTGGCACGAGAGAGGATTGGGTGAATTCCCTGTTCTTCCAAGCCAGACTGTGATTTGCAGCAGTACCACCAAGCAGGTAATGCACTCGGCACCTGCATGAGGAACTGGGCTGTACGAGTTGGCATCAGACCCAGAAGCAAATTCACAGAAGCCAGGAAAACCTCTTGTGTTTTTATAACTGCATTATGGTagtgagaagggaaaagaggcTCCACCAAGCTCGGTGCTAGGCAGGGCCAAGGcatcacaaaaaaaacataaaaaccatCCAGCTTCCCATGATTAAATAAAAGGGTAGCATGCACGCAAGCAGCTGAAGGCCCCACTCTGCAGAGGGACAGCTGAGCTGTGGCCTCTTGGAATGGAACTTTGTCACGGAACTGAGCCCATatccagcagcctctgctgagaccacctcccttccccatcGCCCCTCCCTCTGGCATCTCCTAACTTGTGTTCAGAGGAGTTGTGCTCAGGTGTCACAGGACATCGCCTGGATGCTCCAGAAAATGCAAAGGCCACTTGAGGGACTGAAGGCAGGGGGAGCACAGCTTATGTGGTGTTTCATGTGTGGTGGTGACCTCTTCCCCCATGTGGTGAAGATGGCCCCTGAAGTTAAACACCATTTTAGGGCATGTCAGCAGGGCCAAATCCTGTTATTCTTCTTTACAGGCATCAAGACTTGCCAGGACATGGCCAGGTCTGGTGCTGCAGTGGCAGCACAATGTTTCTTTTGGCTTTCCTTGGCTCCTACCACACACTGATCACCTCCACTAACAAACATTTCCATGGGGCCACCTATGCAGAAGGTGAGGACGCCCTTGCTGCAAAGGGCTCAGAATCAAATACCAGGACAGGACCCGTGGGGCAACCTCAAGGCACAGTGGATGGGAGCTCCAGATAGAGCAGAGATGCCAGTAAAACCACAGTCCGATGTAACTCAGAGACTGACAGCACACCGCCCAGCTTACTGCGCAGCTCTGGCAACCACGTTGCTGGCTGCTTTCTTCAGCAGCCAGAGGAAATCTCCCCTCTTCCAGCACTAGTGATCCCCATCCTCGAGTGTGGTGGCAACCATTGCATGGCCAGCTTCAGGTGCCTCACATGCATGAAAATTGGATGCTTCCCAACCAACTGCAAGGGTACAGACAAGGCAGGTGAGGGGAgactcctcccccccccccttccccccttcaaaaaaaaagggaaaatcctctcctctttcttgaGATATTGTCAACAGGCCTATATAAATGTCTTTTGCCTCCCATTCTTTGCCCCAGTCTGCTCTGTTATACAGCACTAGTTCCactagttttttgttgttgttgttttttcccctctgatttGACTCTTTGCTGGGTAACActgtatttgatatttttaatcaCTCAGCATGCATCAGAGTTTGGCAGTGGAAGAAAGTGAAGTTAAAAGAGAACAGAGATAGTTCATGTTTGCCAGGGCTGCTTGCCATTGTCACAGCCCCTCATCACTTGTGCTGCATTTCCCTCTGCTGGAAAGTCACGAGCTGAAGCTGACTGTGTTGATTTCTAAAACAGTTCTTAACCTTCTGGGGCCTGGAttgtttcttcaaagaaaaacagaagtcctAAACCCTTCTACCTTTACTGCACAACAACATTGCACACATGTTCATCTTTTACATACACAGGGATGCATTTGTATGGGTGTATAAATCCCAGTGATAAACCCTTATAATCTACATTTGGCTCAGTACAACTGGAAAATCCTGGTTGCTCCAGAAATATTATGGAAATTTTTACTTTATTGGCTCAGAAGTTGAAGCAAAACCTCTGacactttgttttctgtaagagCTGCAACTTTCCTCCCTGTGCAAACCTACTGTGGGTGATGTGAGTGATCTCCAGAGCGTGAACGGACCAGGAGCAGTCATGGGGGTGCTGGTATTTGGTTTTATCCCTTCCAGGCGCTCTGCCCTGGATCTTGCCAGTGCTTCCAGGTATGCTGAGGCACGGAAGAATTCACCTGGTTCAAACATTGCTTCCTTACTTTGTACAGACAGTTTGCATGATGACATTGATTCACtggaattaattaaataaataaatagtaagtTGATTTAATGGCGTTCGTTAAGCCGTAGCTCCaagcctgcagcaggctgcctgcccACACACCGGTGACCAGAGCGCACCACTAATTTAGCGATTGCCTTCCAGGCAGCTCTGAGAGGCAGTGCCGGGGCTTCGAGCACTCTAATGGTGAGGACGGGCCGTTGCCGCTTTCAGCTGGCTCTCCGCTGCACACGCGAGACAAGCCGACACGCCCAACCCGCACGTGCCCAGCACCGACCTCAGAGGGTCCCGCAGCGcggccccagcccagcccagcccatcCCGCCCGCTGCGCTCCGCAGTCCCGGGGCAGGGCCGGCCAAGCGGCCGCAGCCGAGCCCCGGCACTCCCCGCCCGCTAGGGGCGGTGGAGGCCGCGGCACGGGCCCAACCGGAAGTGCGTCGCGGGAGCGGAAGCGTCGGCGGAGCGAATGGCGGAGGAGGTGGCGGCGCAGGGCTGCCCCGCGGCTCCCGATGGGGTGAGGCGGCCGCGGGAGGGCCCGGCCCGGCTTCCCGCGGCGTCCGCGGCTGAGTGCGCTTTGTTTCAGGGTTCCTCGGGCTCGGAGGACGAGGCATGGCCCAGCCCGGCGGTggaagcggcggcggcgcagAAGCGGGAGGGGTGGCTGCGCAAGTTCCGCGAGCTCCACATGAAGCGGGTgcgcggcggcgggcgggagcTGTGGGCGGCCCGGGGGGTAGGCGGGCGGCTCGCACCGCGGGCCGCCTCTGTCCCGCTGGGGACCGTTCCGGAGGGCCGAGGCGCATCCCTCCCGCGGGCGGCAGGTTACGCAGCCTTTCGCCACATCGGTGCTTCGCGCGGTGCCCGGGGTCGGGAAGCGTGGTTGGGACCCACGCACACCCGGCCCCCGCCCCCACGAGTCACCGGGGGCTTGGAGTTTGTGCGGTCGAGCGTTGATGGGTCTGCAGTTTTGTGAACTGCTTCGTTCCTAGAATGAGGCTCGCAAGCTGAACCACCAAGAAGTGGTGGAAGAAGATAAAAGGCTTAAATTACCACCGAACTGGGAAGCCAAAAAAGCGCGTCTGGAATGGGAGCTGAaggtggaggaaaagaagaaggtaAACACAAAGCTGTGGCTTTCTATGACCTACAGTGAAGCTCCCCCTTAACACTTGCAGGAGTTGAGAGAGTTTTTACATGGGGGTCAGTCCTTGAACGCTGTATTGTTAGTAAATATTACTTGTGCTATATTAGGAGTGTGCAGCAAGAGGAGAAGACTATGAACGAGTTAAACTTTTAGAGATCAGCGCTGAGGATGCCGAgagatgggaaaggaaaaagaagaggaaaaatccaGATCAAGGATTTTCAGGTAACAGTTTAACCATATAGTTATCCATATTCCTAATGAACACCTTTGTTAATATTTCAGTTGCAAACTgaatcataaaagaaaaaccttcaaCTTAACGgtaattttcttccaaagattACGCAGCTGCTCAGTTGCGCCAATACCAGAGACTAACCAGGCAGATCAAACCTGATCTGGAGCAGTATGAGAAGCTTAAGGAACAGTAGTAAGTGTAACTTCAGTCATCTGATCTCCCATGTTTTTAATTGTGTAATGAATActaaagacttaaaaaaaaaaaaacaatcccttCAGCGTGTATATTCTCTTAAGCACtgtaattttaacattttaaaatgcatagcCTACCTGATCACCTTCCTTGCAATCTCTActttgagagagaaaaggtaACATTGTAATTTataagtttttttcttcaaatccaGTATTACTGAGTTTGAAGCAGTATTTTGtcaa
This window encodes:
- the SYF2 gene encoding pre-mRNA-splicing factor SYF2 → MAEEVAAQGCPAAPDGGSSGSEDEAWPSPAVEAAAAQKREGWLRKFRELHMKRNEARKLNHQEVVEEDKRLKLPPNWEAKKARLEWELKVEEKKKECAARGEDYERVKLLEISAEDAERWERKKKRKNPDQGFSDYAAAQLRQYQRLTRQIKPDLEQYEKLKEQYGEALYPTSDSLLHGTHVPTKEGIDRMVADLEKQIEKREKYSRRRPYNDDADIDYINERNAKFNKKAERFYGKYTAEIKQNLERGTAV